The following proteins are co-located in the Massilia litorea genome:
- the nagA gene encoding N-acetylglucosamine-6-phosphate deacetylase, with amino-acid sequence MKGNILTPDGWVHGELRFGARIDAIEGNPVDIESNGDDLILPGFIDVHVHGGAGRDMMEGGDAPHVIAALHAKHGTTSLLATTMTAPPEDIQRALKAIGAACKERGSKEARILGVHLEGPYINAARLGAQPPFAKEATLAEIEAYEALAPMRVITVAPEIHGHLELVRLLADQGVRVQIGHTSGSYEDGVAALEHGAAGFTHLFNAMPGLHHREPGMVGAALAHAQYAEIIPDLLHVHPGAIKVALRSIPQLFCVTDSTAAAGMPDGEYMLGRQVVHKCMGGVRLADGTLAGSTLTMIGALRNLVKIGLSLAEASRRVSTNAADYLGETQRGRIQPGCHADFVVLDRDLNIKAVYIEGEAV; translated from the coding sequence ATGAAAGGCAATATCCTCACTCCCGACGGCTGGGTCCATGGCGAATTGCGCTTCGGTGCCCGCATCGATGCCATCGAGGGCAATCCGGTCGACATCGAGAGCAATGGCGACGACCTCATCCTGCCCGGCTTCATCGACGTCCACGTGCACGGCGGCGCCGGGCGCGACATGATGGAAGGCGGCGACGCGCCGCACGTGATCGCGGCCCTGCACGCAAAGCACGGCACCACCAGCCTGCTCGCCACCACAATGACCGCCCCGCCGGAAGACATCCAGCGCGCATTGAAGGCCATCGGCGCGGCCTGCAAGGAGCGCGGCAGCAAAGAGGCGCGCATCCTCGGCGTGCACCTGGAAGGCCCCTACATCAATGCCGCCAGGCTGGGCGCCCAGCCGCCGTTCGCCAAGGAAGCCACGCTCGCCGAGATCGAAGCCTATGAAGCCCTGGCGCCGATGCGCGTGATCACGGTGGCGCCCGAAATCCACGGCCACCTCGAACTGGTGCGGCTGCTGGCGGACCAGGGCGTGCGTGTCCAAATCGGCCACACCAGCGGTTCCTACGAAGACGGCGTCGCCGCACTGGAGCACGGCGCGGCCGGTTTTACCCACCTGTTCAATGCAATGCCGGGCCTGCACCACCGCGAGCCGGGCATGGTCGGCGCAGCGCTGGCCCATGCGCAGTACGCCGAGATCATCCCCGACCTGCTGCACGTGCATCCGGGTGCGATCAAGGTGGCATTGCGTTCGATTCCGCAGCTGTTCTGCGTGACCGATTCGACCGCCGCCGCCGGCATGCCCGACGGCGAATACATGCTGGGCCGCCAGGTGGTCCACAAATGCATGGGCGGCGTGCGCCTGGCCGATGGCACCCTCGCCGGCTCGACGCTGACGATGATTGGTGCGCTGCGCAATCTGGTGAAAATCGGACTGTCGCTGGCGGAAGCCTCGCGCCGCGTCTCGACCAACGCCGCCGACTATCTCGGCGAAACCCAGCGCGGCCGCATCCAACCCGGATGCCATGCCGACTTCGTCGTGCTCGACCGCGACCTGAACATCAAAGCTGTCTATATCGAAGGAGAAGCCGTATGA
- a CDS encoding GNAT family N-acetyltransferase: MTSLDRPVWASLVSAPQLAEGGDLAKRFRRDVNVFAAASDDSPASLAALAGLVCDDESIFLLQVPTIRLPDGLVAVREAQGVQLLAARPIAPGTGKDPILVLGDADAEEMLALATLTEPGPFLSHTHTMGRFVGIRVDGRLVAMAGERMRFPGFTEVSGVCTHPDFRGRGLGRRLSSVVAHAIQQRGEQPFLHAWASNTAAIALYEHLGFTYRTAVQVAVVKKRA, from the coding sequence ATGACTAGCCTCGACCGGCCCGTGTGGGCCTCACTTGTCTCTGCACCGCAGCTCGCGGAAGGTGGTGATCTTGCCAAGCGTTTCCGGCGCGACGTCAACGTTTTCGCTGCCGCGTCCGACGATAGCCCCGCGAGTCTTGCGGCACTTGCCGGGCTCGTCTGCGATGACGAATCCATCTTTTTGCTCCAGGTCCCGACCATCCGCCTGCCCGACGGCCTTGTCGCGGTGCGCGAGGCCCAGGGAGTGCAGTTGCTGGCGGCCCGGCCCATCGCGCCCGGGACAGGCAAGGATCCGATCCTTGTCCTTGGCGATGCGGATGCGGAGGAAATGCTCGCTTTGGCGACACTGACCGAGCCGGGACCCTTTTTGTCACACACACATACGATGGGCCGCTTCGTCGGCATCCGCGTCGACGGGCGTCTGGTCGCCATGGCGGGGGAGCGCATGCGTTTTCCGGGTTTCACGGAAGTCAGCGGCGTATGTACCCATCCTGACTTTCGCGGGCGTGGCCTGGGCAGAAGACTTTCTTCCGTCGTCGCGCATGCCATCCAACAACGCGGCGAGCAGCCATTCCTTCACGCTTGGGCGTCCAACACTGCGGCAATCGCGCTGTACGAACACTTGGGATTCACATACCGAACGGCAGTACAGGTGGCCGTCGTGAAAAAACGGGCCTGA
- a CDS encoding SIS domain-containing protein, with amino-acid sequence MTVPATSLMLQEAMSAGDCVALQLSQDTERYAELGRTLRSTNFHSAVTVARGSSDHASSYVAYLIMSRMGRLVTSLPMSLVTLYKSPLVTQGTLAISISQSGQSPDVVEPIQYFRDGGATTVALVNDAESPLAKAAAWTMPLHAGKEQSVAATKSFITSLVAGARLVAEWQDDAELKAGLAALPDDLRAASRVDWSAAIEVLAPARNIMVVGRGISFPIALEAALKFKETSALQAEAFSGAEIKHGPMALIEDGYPLLIFATRGPAQAGLVALATEMRGRGARVLLAAPEDIAERDLTLPVAATPDLDPIVAIQAFYVMAAQLSKARGLDPDRPRHLSKVTRTN; translated from the coding sequence ATGACCGTCCCTGCAACCTCGCTGATGCTGCAGGAGGCCATGTCGGCCGGCGACTGCGTCGCCCTGCAACTGTCCCAGGACACCGAACGCTACGCCGAACTCGGACGTACGCTGAGGTCGACCAATTTCCACAGCGCCGTCACCGTGGCGCGCGGCAGCTCGGACCACGCGTCGAGCTATGTCGCCTACCTGATCATGTCGCGCATGGGGCGCCTCGTCACCTCGCTGCCGATGTCGCTCGTCACGCTGTATAAATCGCCGCTCGTCACGCAGGGCACGCTGGCGATCTCGATCTCGCAATCGGGCCAGAGCCCGGACGTGGTCGAGCCGATCCAGTACTTCCGCGACGGCGGCGCCACCACCGTGGCACTCGTGAATGACGCCGAATCGCCGCTGGCAAAGGCCGCCGCCTGGACCATGCCCCTGCACGCCGGCAAGGAGCAGAGCGTGGCCGCAACCAAGAGTTTTATTACGAGCCTGGTGGCGGGCGCGCGCCTGGTCGCCGAATGGCAGGACGACGCCGAACTGAAAGCGGGCCTCGCCGCACTGCCGGACGACCTGCGCGCAGCGTCCCGGGTCGACTGGTCGGCCGCCATCGAGGTGCTGGCGCCGGCCCGCAACATCATGGTGGTCGGACGCGGCATCAGCTTCCCGATCGCCCTGGAGGCGGCCCTGAAATTCAAGGAAACCTCGGCCCTGCAGGCGGAGGCCTTCTCGGGCGCCGAGATCAAGCACGGCCCGATGGCCCTGATCGAGGACGGCTATCCGCTGCTGATCTTCGCCACGCGCGGCCCGGCCCAGGCCGGCCTGGTTGCGCTGGCGACCGAGATGCGCGGGCGCGGCGCGCGCGTGCTGCTGGCGGCGCCGGAAGACATCGCCGAGCGCGACCTGACGCTGCCGGTGGCGGCCACGCCCGACCTCGACCCGATCGTCGCGATCCAGGCCTTCTATGTAATGGCCGCCCAGCTCTCGAAGGCGCGCGGGCTCGATCCGGACCGGCCGCGCCACCTGAGCAAAGTCACCAGAACAAACTGA
- a CDS encoding GIN domain-containing protein, with translation MNIKHTALAALVLCSGLASMQGVSADDRRAPVIVDKRAVGAFTAIELAGPFRVIVTEGAPRLELSGEAKQLAEIETEVRNGTLIVRQRSSRSSFGFHWGKREHEEVVVRIGASSLKSLASSGSGDVELDTVGGERFTLSSSGPGDIRARGAARTFEVSSSGSGDLDLRQVKAGNVALSMSGPGDVQLGSVGNELTARVSGSGDLDADELRLARAVALVSGPGGARLRGTARELRVEVNGSGDLDACGLQVEKLNSVQRGPGNACVAGTIRQFEAEVNGSGDLEARGLQAGRAVLRMTGPGSARLSGSADELRADLSGSGELDAEKLTVRSAMIDSGGPGDIKLARVTDTLDASLHGSGDLSASIEGKRVMLKLRGPGNAQLQGHAERITAELSGSGSLQARRLTVRQTDINVRGPGTASVNQVREGDGREQLVQVERGGRRQVD, from the coding sequence ATGAACATCAAGCACACCGCCCTCGCCGCCCTCGTCCTCTGCAGCGGCCTGGCCAGCATGCAGGGCGTTTCCGCCGACGACAGGCGCGCGCCCGTGATCGTCGACAAGCGCGCCGTCGGCGCATTTACCGCCATCGAACTGGCCGGCCCCTTCCGCGTCATCGTGACCGAGGGCGCGCCGCGCCTGGAATTATCGGGCGAAGCGAAGCAGCTGGCCGAGATCGAGACGGAAGTGCGCAATGGCACCCTGATCGTGCGCCAGCGTTCCTCGCGCTCGAGCTTCGGCTTCCACTGGGGCAAGCGCGAGCATGAGGAAGTCGTCGTGCGCATCGGCGCATCAAGCCTGAAGTCGCTCGCCAGCAGCGGCAGCGGCGACGTCGAGCTCGATACGGTCGGCGGCGAGCGTTTCACCTTGTCCTCGAGCGGGCCGGGCGACATCCGCGCACGGGGCGCCGCGCGTACGTTTGAAGTAAGCAGCAGCGGCAGCGGCGACCTCGACCTGCGCCAGGTGAAAGCGGGCAACGTCGCGCTGTCGATGTCCGGTCCCGGCGACGTGCAGCTGGGCAGCGTCGGCAACGAACTGACGGCGCGCGTCAGCGGCTCGGGCGACCTTGATGCGGACGAGCTGCGCCTGGCGCGCGCCGTGGCGCTGGTATCGGGTCCGGGCGGCGCCAGGTTACGCGGCACGGCGCGCGAGTTGCGGGTTGAAGTCAACGGCTCGGGCGACCTCGATGCCTGCGGCCTGCAGGTCGAAAAGCTCAACAGCGTCCAGCGCGGACCGGGCAATGCCTGCGTCGCCGGCACCATCCGCCAGTTCGAGGCCGAAGTCAACGGATCGGGCGACCTCGAAGCGCGCGGCCTGCAGGCCGGACGCGCGGTCCTGCGCATGACCGGCCCCGGCAGCGCAAGGCTCTCCGGCAGCGCCGACGAACTGCGCGCGGACCTGAGCGGCTCGGGCGAACTCGACGCTGAAAAACTCACCGTGCGCAGCGCGATGATCGACAGCGGCGGCCCCGGCGACATCAAACTGGCGCGCGTCACCGATACCCTCGACGCTTCGCTGCACGGCTCGGGCGACCTGAGCGCCTCGATCGAAGGCAAGCGCGTCATGCTGAAGCTGCGCGGCCCCGGCAACGCCCAGCTGCAAGGCCACGCCGAGCGCATCACCGCCGAACTGAGCGGCTCCGGCAGCCTGCAGGCGCGCCGTCTGACGGTGCGCCAGACGGACATCAACGTGCGTGGGCCGGGCACCGCTTCGGTGAACCAGGTGCGCGAAGGCGACGGGCGCGAGCAGCTGGTGCAGGTCGAGCGCGGTGGACGGCGTCAGGTGGACTGA
- a CDS encoding BadF/BadG/BcrA/BcrD ATPase family protein — MIEYLIGVDGGGTGTRVRLASSASSGEELAQTSAGPSGLSHGIDNAWITILAAIGEACAVADIGSPPLSSMAIGLGLAGVHNKDWAAQFVAADPGFGALVLDTDGFTTLMGAHGGAPGAIVAIGTGSVGEAMLVDGTKVEVGGWGFPAGDEASGAWMGLRALNHIEQVLDGRVRGGDFAREVIAACGGNRDAVQIWLGRANQTAYASLARFVVIHGETDPVARAILEHAGREVASIADALDPSHTLPLALCGGLGDVLLAWLPPETRARCLPAQGDSARGALLMIERYLKERQ, encoded by the coding sequence ATGATCGAATACCTCATCGGCGTCGATGGCGGCGGCACCGGCACCCGCGTGCGCCTGGCCAGCTCCGCCTCCAGCGGCGAAGAACTGGCGCAAACCAGCGCCGGCCCCTCCGGCCTGTCCCACGGCATCGACAATGCCTGGATCACCATCCTGGCCGCCATCGGCGAAGCCTGCGCGGTGGCCGATATCGGCTCCCCTCCCCTGTCCTCGATGGCGATCGGCCTCGGCCTCGCCGGCGTGCACAACAAGGACTGGGCGGCGCAATTCGTGGCCGCCGATCCCGGCTTTGGCGCCCTCGTGCTCGACACCGACGGCTTCACTACCCTGATGGGCGCCCACGGCGGCGCGCCGGGCGCGATCGTGGCGATCGGCACGGGCAGCGTCGGCGAAGCGATGCTGGTCGACGGCACCAAGGTCGAAGTCGGCGGCTGGGGCTTCCCGGCCGGCGACGAAGCGAGCGGCGCCTGGATGGGCCTGCGCGCGCTGAACCATATCGAACAGGTGCTCGACGGCCGCGTGCGCGGCGGCGACTTTGCGCGCGAGGTGATCGCAGCCTGCGGCGGCAACCGCGACGCGGTGCAGATCTGGCTCGGGCGCGCCAACCAGACGGCCTACGCCAGCCTGGCACGCTTCGTCGTGATCCATGGCGAGACCGATCCGGTGGCGCGCGCCATCCTCGAACACGCGGGGCGCGAGGTGGCGAGCATCGCCGACGCCCTCGACCCGTCCCACACGCTGCCGCTGGCCTTGTGCGGCGGCCTGGGCGACGTGCTGCTGGCCTGGCTGCCGCCGGAAACGCGCGCCCGCTGCCTGCCGGCCCAGGGCGACTCCGCACGCGGCGCCCTGCTGATGATCGAACGCTATCTGAAAGAACGCCAATGA
- the fos gene encoding fosfomycin resistance glutathione transferase, with the protein MLTGLNHLTLAVRNIERSVDFYRQLLGFRLLASWDAGAYLSLGDLWLCLSLDPLRPEGPTPEYTHYAFSITQDNLDTLRRHLRDHGVTEWRQNRSEGDSVYFLDPDGHKFEAHVGDVRSRLAQCRIQPYSGMRFFE; encoded by the coding sequence ATGTTAACCGGACTAAATCACCTGACCCTTGCGGTGCGCAATATCGAACGAAGCGTGGATTTCTATCGACAACTGCTCGGCTTCCGCCTGCTCGCGAGCTGGGATGCAGGCGCTTACTTATCGCTTGGGGATTTGTGGCTGTGTCTGTCGCTGGATCCCCTGAGGCCGGAAGGACCCACGCCCGAGTACACGCACTACGCGTTCAGCATCACGCAGGACAATCTCGACACCTTGCGTCGGCACCTGCGCGATCACGGCGTCACCGAGTGGCGACAGAACCGCAGCGAAGGGGACTCCGTTTACTTTCTCGACCCTGACGGACATAAGTTTGAAGCGCACGTTGGCGACGTGCGCAGCCGGCTCGCCCAATGCCGCATCCAGCCTTACTCAGGCATGCGCTTCTTTGAATGA
- a CDS encoding metal-dependent hydrolase has protein sequence MSTLTVRKIDVDLAQGFGRHWNGGDAYRTQLFNALSMSFPLGEQLFIDAVRAVPPECLTDPQLREEVRDFIGQEATHRHVHVQYNKELERQGLPYTREAATRKRIRRIDRMSVLSRLAITCALEHYTAMLADGVLRHPDWLEGAEPRMQTVWSWHAVEETEHKGVAFDAYRAAGGGYWRRVLWYVHVSFMFAFETFLQTCFNLRRDGELFKPRTWGSAIKIWFGRNGLAGHLLRPGLQYFSRSFHPWQHDNRHLIESWLDHNSSAWRPVRPKAA, from the coding sequence ATGTCTACCCTGACAGTCCGGAAAATCGATGTCGACCTCGCGCAAGGTTTCGGGCGCCACTGGAATGGCGGCGACGCCTACCGCACCCAGCTGTTCAACGCGTTGTCGATGAGTTTTCCCCTCGGCGAGCAATTGTTCATCGATGCCGTGCGCGCCGTGCCGCCGGAATGCCTGACCGACCCGCAGCTGCGCGAAGAAGTCAGGGATTTCATCGGCCAGGAGGCGACCCACCGGCATGTCCACGTGCAGTACAACAAGGAGCTCGAGCGCCAGGGCCTGCCCTATACGCGCGAGGCCGCAACCCGTAAGCGGATCCGGCGCATCGACCGCATGAGTGTGCTGAGCCGGCTGGCGATCACCTGCGCGCTCGAGCATTACACGGCGATGCTGGCCGACGGCGTGCTGCGCCATCCCGACTGGCTGGAAGGCGCCGAGCCGCGGATGCAGACCGTCTGGTCCTGGCACGCGGTCGAGGAAACCGAGCACAAGGGCGTGGCCTTCGATGCCTACCGCGCCGCCGGAGGCGGATACTGGCGGCGCGTGCTCTGGTATGTGCACGTCAGTTTCATGTTTGCCTTCGAGACTTTTCTCCAGACTTGTTTCAACCTGCGCCGCGACGGCGAGCTGTTCAAGCCGCGCACCTGGGGCAGTGCGATCAAGATCTGGTTCGGGCGCAATGGACTGGCTGGGCATCTGCTGAGGCCGGGGCTGCAGTATTTTTCGCGCTCCTTTCATCCGTGGCAGCACGACAATCGGCACCTGATCGAATCGTGGCTCGATCACAACAGTTCAGCCTGGCGGCCGGTGCGCCCAAAAGCGGCCTGA